The genomic stretch TTATATTGCGATTGAGTTAATCCTTCTTTCTGAGTTTTTGCTTTATTTAGTATCTCTTTTATCTTATCTTCTTTTTCTTGAGTCTTCTTAATTTGTTGATCATAATGTTGAGTATACATATTTATTATGTTCTTCTGCTCTTCTGCTGTTATGCTTTTCATTCCATTAAATGTTTCTGTTAATTTCTGTAATGTTCGATCTTTGTTTTCCTCATATTTTTGAACAATTCGATCTTTCATTTCTCCAAATTTATTAGTAAGTCCTGTAACTTCCTTATCTGTCAGTTGTCTTTGTTGTGAATACATTGTTGTTAAAGTATTACCTGTTTGTTGAGACAATTCCATAAATGCACCAACTTGCTTCTTTGTTTCTTCTGAAATTGTGTGAGTAACTGTTTTACTAATCTCCGCAACCTCACCATTAGCAAGTTTAACTCTTTCTGTTGTAAGTTCAGTTTGACTAGCAAACAAGTCTAGAGCTGGAATGGCTTCTTGTGTTAACCCTTTATGTACCATATATCCTGCTCCTGCTACTGCTCCTATAGCTAGTGCTGCTGGTGCTGCCGCTACAACTGCTCCACCTAGTGCAGTTCCTAAACCTGCTAATCCTCCTACGCCTGCTGTTCCACTTGCAACCGTTGCAGCAGTTCCTAAACCTTTTGCTACCCCCGCTGTTTTACCTATCCAACCGGCAAAACTTGCTATAGTGGATATTCCTCCACCTATTCCAGATATCAGTTTTCCTACTCCAAAAGTTACAGGTCCAATAGCAGCCGTTAACATTCCGAACTTAACTATGTTTTCCTGTGTTTTAGGACTTAGCGAATTGAATTTGTCTGTAAGCCTTTGTAAAAAATCAACTAAACTGGCTATTGAAGGTTTTAGGGAATCATAGATTTTCAATCCCAGCTCTTCAAGTGCTGATTTCAATGCAGTTATAGAACCTTTGTTATTGCTTTGCATTGTTGTTGCAACATCCATTAAAGCACCATCAAATTTAGAGATATCGCCTTTCAATTGATCGTAAGTATCATCTAATCCATTCAAGAGAGCGTTTAAATCTTTTACGTGTTCCTTTCCTCCAATCATAGACAGATACATATTTTTTTGCTTTTCTGTCATTCCTTGCATTTTGCCTTTTAGCTCGAATAGCACCTTCTCAAGTCCTTTAAATTTCCCTTTCGAGTCAAAAGCTGTAAATTTAAGCTCATCTAGTGCTTTTTTTGCTCTACCAGCTGGTGCAGTAAGATTCAAAAGAACTGCATTTAGTGCCTTTCCAGACTCTGAACCTTTTACCCCTGCGTTCGCAAGGAATCCAAGGGCTAGTGCACTATCTTCGAGGGGTACCTTTAATCCTCTCAGTGTTCCTCCGACCGACAGATAAGCTTCTGCCATCTGGTCTATATCTGTGTTAGAACTTCGTGCCGTTTGAGCCACGATGTCAAGGTATTTTGGAAGATCTTTAGTGGTTATTCCTAGCGCAGACATAGAATCTGTAACTAGGGAGCTTGCTCTTGCTAAATCTATATTTCCGGCTTCACTCAATCTTAAGACAGGCATTAACGCTTCCATGGATGTTTTACTATCCCATCCGGCTAAAGCCATATAGCCGAGTGCATCTGCTGCATCTTTTGCCGACTTTGAAGTGCTAGCTCCTGCATCCCGTGCAGCCTTTTCTAGCTGTTTCATTTCGCTTGCTGTTGCACCAGAGAATGCTTGTACTTGACTCATACTAGCTTCGAAATCCATACCAATTTTAGAAGCTGCAATCCCTATCCCTGCAAGCGGTGCTGTCAATTTCATTGACAAAGACTTTCCAACGCCTTCAATTTTGCCACCTACATCTTTAAATTTCTTCCCGATG from Gottschalkia purinilytica encodes the following:
- a CDS encoding phage tail tape measure protein → MSDVGSLVVRVAMENSSFNQGVQNLQRSMRVIQSEFKNATAGLGEHGKGLEGLKAKQEMLSKSIDVQRDIVDKYKNKLKESKDTLDKNTESQVKLKEKVDQAKKAYEESKNTLGENAEETKKLKSKYEELSQEYTDNEEKLRSNVRTMENWETKTNNAEAKLKDLEGQLKNVSKELTVQENKWTQLSKKLEPIGKKFKDVGGKIEGVGKSLSMKLTAPLAGIGIAASKIGMDFEASMSQVQAFSGATASEMKQLEKAARDAGASTSKSAKDAADALGYMALAGWDSKTSMEALMPVLRLSEAGNIDLARASSLVTDSMSALGITTKDLPKYLDIVAQTARSSNTDIDQMAEAYLSVGGTLRGLKVPLEDSALALGFLANAGVKGSESGKALNAVLLNLTAPAGRAKKALDELKFTAFDSKGKFKGLEKVLFELKGKMQGMTEKQKNMYLSMIGGKEHVKDLNALLNGLDDTYDQLKGDISKFDGALMDVATTMQSNNKGSITALKSALEELGLKIYDSLKPSIASLVDFLQRLTDKFNSLSPKTQENIVKFGMLTAAIGPVTFGVGKLISGIGGGISTIASFAGWIGKTAGVAKGLGTAATVASGTAGVGGLAGLGTALGGAVVAAAPAALAIGAVAGAGYMVHKGLTQEAIPALDLFASQTELTTERVKLANGEVAEISKTVTHTISEETKKQVGAFMELSQQTGNTLTTMYSQQRQLTDKEVTGLTNKFGEMKDRIVQKYEENKDRTLQKLTETFNGMKSITAEEQKNIINMYTQHYDQQIKKTQEKEDKIKEILNKAKTQKEGLTQSQYNELLKLQRGYESEAIKLLSKNKVEQEVILNNLKNSKERINAEMMSDAVKKINKQKEETVKKAKEERDNRVRMAEEMKQQLGPKAEQTANKIIEEANRQYREVKKKAEQTKNEGIKKLEQAYGDLTNTVNTDTGKILTWWDKIKNWWNSWKPEKKKLEIETIQPTSGRMPQYARGTNSHPGGLAVVSEEGREGIVLPNGSFAISGNRGAELVNLPRGTKVIPNRETEKLLKGFGIPGYAKGIGNFNFKGLKGFNGTLNFKNMDSFIEALKEIDVISADSAKLIVKRYGDDIPKAISKTEEKFKYRQESFKRAWEEEEKVFNAQIEALENQKEHANDNMKKELENKIKSTRKQKDARKSQVDEEIKELDRLQKAYIDALKEEENARKQFVSNVNNTTN